The segment CCGCGCAGCAACTCCTACCTGGTACTCCGCACTATTAAGTTAATAAAACTCTTACTCCAATTCTTAGTAAGCACTCAGCGATTGTCGCTGCAAGGGAACGACCCGTAATACAAAGATTTTCCCATGCAATCTGCCTAATGTCACTATCCGCAATTGCATCCATGACATGCGGTGGAACCGTTGCTCCATCAAAAAGTTTCATGTAGCAAAATCGTAAATCTTCGTCATCATCCTTCGACCATACCTTAAAATCTTGGTAAGAGATTTCCGAATTCTCGTCAGGTATAGCGATTAAGAGAAATACTGGTTCATAAATCAAAACAAACGTTGAAGTGAGATTCATGAATTAGCCCCCTTCTTAGACCATCTGACATTAACCCCGCGTAATTACGCTGTTCAAATATTCATGAATTAAATCGGTCGGTATTTTAGAAAGAGTATGAAAGGTATGATATTTTTCAAACGGCAAAGCTTTCTGAATCAAATTGCGGTAGGTATCAATTGATTGGTCACGTAGCAGCTTATTTACGTCCGTATCCTCTGGCATCTGAATGATTCTGGACGGTATGTCCGCATCCTGCAGCATCAAGCCTGCTTCAATTGCACCCTCTTGGCCTGATCCGTTCTTGTCGCCAGTGTCATAGCCGATGTATGCCATTGGCACACCTTTCTTTTTTAGCCGGTGAATGTGGAAGGAACTAAACTTACTGGCTCCACCCGTACAAATTGCGTTCATTACCTTGTGCTGCTTGAGCGATAGCCAATCAAAAGGACCCTCGACAATCAAAACCGGCTCTCCTGGTACGATGTCGTCATACCCCATAAGTATCTTTTGGCCATTGAGGTAAAAGTGCTTGGTCCCCTTGTCGTAAATGGAACGACCGTAAAGATCGACTATCCGAATATCCATGTAGATTGGCACGATTACCCTTTTGAAGAAGCTATCCATTAAGTTGTCACCCACGCGGCGAATCAATTTAACTTCCTCCAGAAAGATATCATCAAATCCCAAATGATTCAGATGGTCTTTCAATACCGTTCCACCTGGAGCGTAGCCAACCAAATGCTGTTCGGCAGTCTCTTTCGTGATACCGCGCTTTGCGATGTATTCATGGGAGAACTGACTGTAAAACCGGACGGTTTCCTGCAGGCATTTTTGGACGCGTTGCAAATGTTGCTTTTCCTCTTTCGTGGACTGTGGCAACTCGAAATTCCCCAAGGCAGCAACGTATTTTACCGCATCAAGAAATTGACACCCTCTAGTTTCCATGACCCAATGAAACGCATTCCCCGCCCATCCGCAACTCGGAGACATGCAACGAAAAAGATTCTTCCGCGAATTGATCTTGATATGGGTCCAATCCCGACCGCACTTCGGACAACGTTCAATTCCTTTTGATTTACCGGTCCCTCTCACTCCATAACCAGTGGAGAGTACAACGTCCTCCAATGACACAGCAGCCATCAGCTCATCCAGCGTTTCCCTTGATACAAACATCGAAAAATTCCTCCATCACATGCGTTCTTGCCTTCTTTCAAAGAAACGTCCACATACCAGGACAACAGCAGCGCCAATGATCGCTACCACAAGACAAATGCCAAGGTACATTTCAGCAACCGGCACTTTATGGATCTCATTTATTAAGTATTGTGCCGTACCATCCAAAATTTCCTTCTCCATTTTTTCGGTATGGAGGGCAATGCTACTTCCCGGATCCGCGAAACACTTTGCTGCAATATAAATGACAACGACGAAAATGGGAATCGTACCAAAATGACTCGCTACACCCGTCACAATCAAAAACAGCAGGTATTTATTACGCAACAGGAACAAGACACATCACCCCCAATCCTCTCAAGGCTTGTCCATCTTTACTTTTTAGTCATGCGATCCATCTTTTTCGAAAGTGACCGTTGATTGAGATAGACACCGCACAGAACGACACACGATATGACCAAGAGAATTACAGCAAGTCCATTCATTCCGGACAACCTCCTTTTCTTCTCGCATATTTTCGGATATAATGAGTAGTAATAAGGGAAGGGTAGGTAAGGCGGGCAAACCCACCTACCCATTCGATTAGCGGTTAGAAGGATCCGATTCGTGGTCGGGTCCTTCTTTTTTTTCGGCTTTTTCATCTTTACGATCCGCGGTCACTTTAAGCTCGATGGAAGTAAACTTAATGTGTAAGTCGATCTGCTTATAAGCAATCGCTAGTGTCAAGATGCAAACCACTACCGCCAGGAAGGTAATGTCATCCATGGTCATCACCCCCTCCCCTTATTTATATAATAGCATAGACATAGATGTATTACAATGATTTGTTGGTAAAAACCCCCTTTTTTATGCGGTTTTCTCTCCGAAATATGGCAGAATCATTTTCGCCAAAGCCTTTACCACAATGGGACTCACTGAATTTCCAATGTGCTTAAAGTTCGTCGTTGTTGCATTCGCAAACTGGAACGCATCCGGGATTCCCATTTGCCTTGCATACTCACGGTTTGTAAATGGACGAAGCCCCTTATAGTTGGGTTCTCCGGGACGTGCATAGATAAGGGTCGTTCCGCGATCCCGCGCATAGTGGGCAACACACGTATTTCCTATATCATGATCTGCTTTCACGCTGGGAAGATCCCGGTACCCGCCGTCAATTCGCTTTTTCACGTAATCAGGAATATCGATCACCGGATTTTCCTCGCGAATATCCCCAATCGTCAGTTGCCGGTTAAATTCTTGGAAGTACAAGGGGGAAACTGGTGTGAATCGGCGTTTAAATCCAATCACAAAAAGCCTCTTGCGCCGCTGTGGGAGCCGAAAGTCTTTTGTATCCAACTCCATTTCGTAGTAGTCATAAGGCGGCAGCTTGCGGAATGTTTCCATTACAATCGGGAATTTCCTCACTTCTGGACTGTTCTCCCATAGGTACACTTCCGGCTGAATGAGGGCAACATAGCGAAAAAAATGCAGGAACAAATCTTGAACCATTGCGTGATGGTAAGCCTGCTTCCAATTGCTTTCTCGCTTCTTCTTGTGGATGTTAGCAGCCAATGAATATTCAACACATGGAAATGTCCCTACCAAAACGCCCTCTCTTACATCCAGGTAGTTATCAACACTCACCTTTCGAATATCATCAGCAATGATCCGATGCGAGTAATTGAGTTGGTGGGTCTTGACTGCTGAGGGATCTATTTCGTTTGACAAAATCACGTTGTAACAATCAGACGCCATTTCAAACCCTTGCGCCATCCCATCTACAGCCCCGGAAAACAAGGAACCAACTGGAATCTGCAACATTATAAAGACTTCCTTTCAAGAAATGTTTTTTTGAGTCCATTCCGGAATCGTTTTATTCTTCAAATCCTGCAGCCACTAAGGCGAACAAATCATCATAGGTCATACCAAAGTAACCTATCAGCATATCCCGAAGGAAAAGCTTTTCTTCAACGGCCCGATTGTGGCGGCCACACATACGGTTCCAGAGAGAAGAATTATTGACCGTTAACCCATCGGAAGCCAATTCCTCCTCCAGACGAAACATGGCATCTTTCAGCTCAAAAATCTCATTTGACACCGTGACCAAACGTGCCAACAAGCTTGTTTTCAGTTGTTCCGTGCTCATCCGCCCTGCCTTCCCTCCGTTGTTAATTTTCAACGTGCATCATATGAAAACAGAGTGAGGAGAAGAGGAAACCCTTAACGGATCCCCTTCTTCCAATTCTCAAGAAAATTCTCCAGACGATCCAATGTTTGCTCGATGTTTTTTGCCATGTAACTCTCTCCTCTTTCTTGGGTTGGTTGGTTATCGCCGTAACTATATAATATCATAAACATAGATAATTTTCAAATGTAAAGTCGGATTTCTCCGGATTTCTTTCGATGTTAAACGTCCTATCCCGACCATTGCGTCCCTACGATTCGTTCCGCAAAAACAGCGATCCAGGCCGCCTAGTATCGAATTTCCCTGATGATCTTCGTGTCGTACACGCACAATTCAGTTTCACCCGATGGATACGTGACTGCGATAGCTTTCGTACCTTTCTGGCGTTTCCCACTGTAATCAATGTCCTTATCATCAATGATCGCCGCCAATATACAATCACCGAACACCCGCGCCCCTTCTTTGCTCGAACTGAAATAAACACCTTTACCATACGTTCCGATTTGCGGTTTGAAGAAGGAGGAAAGGATTTGCTCACAACGTTTTGGAGTAGTGCCGTGATACCATGTGTTGAAACATTTTTGCTGCAGAGCAGATAAATCGTCTTGAACCTCTTGAATTTTTGCTCCCTTGTAAGGTTCTTTCACTACCACGATCATGCAAATCTCTCCTTTTGTGATAGGTTATCGCTGGGCGGCCCCGGTGGGGCATCGCCGTGGCTCAGACGGACCACGGAGCGCGCGGCTCACTGTACCCGAAGGGCGACACGCGGCGGCTGCCGCGTAGGGAGTATGGCGTAGCCATATACAGTGAGAAGCCCGTGGTACGCTGACCAAACGGCGATGAGCCTCTTTAGGGGCCGCAGGCTCCTGGCGCAGCCGGGAGCCATCCTTGCCTTTAAAAATGAAAAGACACCGGCTTTGCTGGTGTCTTCCTTGCTTTTGAAAAACAGACGGGGCCTCCCCGTCTATTTTTTAGCTGTTTTTTCGTAATACCCGTCTTTTTTCATGTCGTCATAATACAAGGTTTCAATCTGCTTCGACGTGAGCATATTGGATAACCTGAAAATAATGTTTTGCAGCTCTTCCGGGCTTTTCGCTTTCGCTGTATCATTGAGCCACATATGTGGAGACAACCATTTGCGCATCGTAATCCCTCCTAAACAAGTTGTACTGCCATTCGGTTGAGGATCATGGTTGCCAACCTCACCTCAGAATCACTAAGCGAAACAAAATTCCCTGTATCATCAGCCTTTGTAATGAAAACTGTGCCAAAAAACAACTCCCCATTGACAACAATATTGGGTTCAAGATCCAAGAACAAAAATTCCTCATTGCACACAAGATCAAAACCGTTTATCAATTCCATCACTTCAATTCGTCCATCAACGATTTGCTGCAGGGCAGATAAGCCACCTTCAATCTCCCGAATCTCTGCGGCCTTGTTGGGTTCTTTTACTACTACGATCATGCGGATCTCTCCTTTGTAGTGGTTATCGCTGGGCGGCCCCGGTGGGCCATCGCCGTGGCTCAGACGGACCACGGAGCGCGCGGCTCACTGTACCCGGAGGGCGACACGGCGCAGCCGTAGGGAGTATGGCGCAGCCATATACAGTGAGAAGCCCGTGGTACGCTGACCAAACGGCGATGAGCCTCTTTAGGGGCCGCAGGCTCCTGGCGCAGCCAGGGAGCCATCCTTATCACTAAAGAACATCCCTGAAACACTCACAAAGGCTTTTCTGGCTTCCTTGTGTCTTATCCTCATTTGGGTTAGGGGTGGGAGGGATAAAGAAGCGCACAGGAACCTAGAGGGCTTTGGCGGGCGCTTGCATCCGCCTAGGCCCTCTGGTTATCGGGCGATTCCCCGACCCCCGGCGGCGGCCTCCGGCTGCCGCAACGCCCAAAAGGGCCACCCTAAATCGGGTAGTCCCATCACTCAAAAGCTATGGCATAGATTGCGATGACGAATGTTAAAGGACAAGATGGCATTTTTTATGACTTCCGCAATCGCAAAAGCCATTTCAACCGGGACCCCATTCGCGATTTGTTGTTGTTTCGATGCCTTTTTCCCCAGGAACACAAAGCTGTCATCCAATCCCATGAGCCGCGCCCCTTCTCGAACGGAAATAATTCGTTGCTCCTCCGGATGTAGGATCATGGATTTACGGGGATTGACCAAGGTAATCGATGGCTTGTCCCATTCCAATCTCTTATACATGTTGCTGTGCTGGCCCTTCGGCCGCAGGCCCACGGGGATGTCCTTGACGTTCCCTCCTGGTTTTACATGCTTCATCCGTTCCAGCGTAATGTCTTTGGCATCGCTCACATCTAACTGATTCGGGACTCGATCATTCAGGCCGGCAAACGCCTCCCGAACCGTTTTGTATTGGGATAGTTTGTAATACGGTTTTGGGATGTCAATTTTCCCGATTTTGCTCCCGATAAAGATTGCTCTTTCCCTTAACTGCGCCGATCCATAATCGGCCGCATTCATAACGTCATGTGTAATCTCAAAGTCAGATAATGCCTCCAGGATTTCTTCTTTGAATTGCCCGCCGCCTGCAGTAAGGATCTCCGGAACGTTTTCCAAGACGAAAACCTGGGCATTTTCATTGGTTTTGACTGCATCGATAAATTCTCTAACCAATTTGTTATTGGGATTATCCAGGTAATTCGTGTACCGGTTGGAATTGGAGAATCCTTGGCAGGGACTTCCCCCGATCATGACCGGCGCTTTGGTGATCCGGGACTTATCGAAGGTTTTTATATCAGCCTGGACAACATGTCCCCCTAAGTTGTAGCGATAAGTCTGAACCGCGTCCTCGTCGTGTTCAAGGGCAAAAACCAGGTCAAATCCTGCCTGTTGAAAGCCCACATCCATGATCCCAGCCCCACTAAAAAGGCTGGCCACTTGAAGAGGAATGGCAAGCTGATTGAGTTTCTTCTGGATGCTGTAAAGCCTACTTGGTCGGGAAACCGTCGCTTCCGGAAGAAAATCAAAGAGAGAAATTTGTTCGTAACTGACGTGATCGCCAACGGCCTCTTTTAACTGGTCCCGCGACAGGACAATGCTGGCTGTCTTCTT is part of the Brevibacillus brevis genome and harbors:
- a CDS encoding toprim domain-containing protein — protein: MFVSRETLDELMAAVSLEDVVLSTGYGVRGTGKSKGIERCPKCGRDWTHIKINSRKNLFRCMSPSCGWAGNAFHWVMETRGCQFLDAVKYVAALGNFELPQSTKEEKQHLQRVQKCLQETVRFYSQFSHEYIAKRGITKETAEQHLVGYAPGGTVLKDHLNHLGFDDIFLEEVKLIRRVGDNLMDSFFKRVIVPIYMDIRIVDLYGRSIYDKGTKHFYLNGQKILMGYDDIVPGEPVLIVEGPFDWLSLKQHKVMNAICTGGASKFSSFHIHRLKKKGVPMAYIGYDTGDKNGSGQEGAIEAGLMLQDADIPSRIIQMPEDTDVNKLLRDQSIDTYRNLIQKALPFEKYHTFHTLSKIPTDLIHEYLNSVITRG
- a CDS encoding DNA cytosine methyltransferase is translated as MLQIPVGSLFSGAVDGMAQGFEMASDCYNVILSNEIDPSAVKTHQLNYSHRIIADDIRKVSVDNYLDVREGVLVGTFPCVEYSLAANIHKKKRESNWKQAYHHAMVQDLFLHFFRYVALIQPEVYLWENSPEVRKFPIVMETFRKLPPYDYYEMELDTKDFRLPQRRKRLFVIGFKRRFTPVSPLYFQEFNRQLTIGDIREENPVIDIPDYVKKRIDGGYRDLPSVKADHDIGNTCVAHYARDRGTTLIYARPGEPNYKGLRPFTNREYARQMGIPDAFQFANATTTNFKHIGNSVSPIVVKALAKMILPYFGEKTA
- a CDS encoding DNA cytosine methyltransferase, which codes for MLLKKRVGKNSSRGIYLQDKELKETVFQPGRHYKYVIDAKNRKIIILSSDDQNDNVVSKRRTKEDLKPVIDIRHKKALSVFKGVDYLQVEIFEDRIVVEGYVEEKQSFFSSVASGIKKAFRGKATVSHITDFLRIKKTASIVLSRDQLKEAVGDHVSYEQISLFDFLPEATVSRPSRLYSIQKKLNQLAIPLQVASLFSGAGIMDVGFQQAGFDLVFALEHDEDAVQTYRYNLGGHVVQADIKTFDKSRITKAPVMIGGSPCQGFSNSNRYTNYLDNPNNKLVREFIDAVKTNENAQVFVLENVPEILTAGGGQFKEEILEALSDFEITHDVMNAADYGSAQLRERAIFIGSKIGKIDIPKPYYKLSQYKTVREAFAGLNDRVPNQLDVSDAKDITLERMKHVKPGGNVKDIPVGLRPKGQHSNMYKRLEWDKPSITLVNPRKSMILHPEEQRIISVREGARLMGLDDSFVFLGKKASKQQQIANGVPVEMAFAIAEVIKNAILSFNIRHRNLCHSF
- a CDS encoding DUF3846 domain-containing protein, which codes for MIVVVKEPNKAAEIREIEGGLSALQQIVDGRIEVMELINGFDLVCNEEFLFLDLEPNIVVNGELFFGTVFITKADDTGNFVSLSDSEVRLATMILNRMAVQLV